A genomic stretch from Xiphophorus maculatus strain JP 163 A chromosome 16, X_maculatus-5.0-male, whole genome shotgun sequence includes:
- the LOC102220595 gene encoding cdc42 effector protein 4-like: MPILKQLVATSSQTKRRSRMDLTREMISAPLGDFRHTMHVGRSGDAFGDTSFLSSHSGEPSPETASFPRSPRPGLLARTFRSSKRSQSVTRVDQRNDHTLMVPGGSPTFVKNAMSLPFLNDENRGDNLVSKSLSSSPFKQHGEPDGGIAAAAANLLELQERSFGELTELPESIVHYGGGGMKHAESVMSFHVDLGPSMLNDILDVMQKEEDDLGYEEGKSSEGRASPALSNHCEEEDDEKKDVEDQGRVQQVETERDAAEHPAHSNDLRQEDEGPYTPEYTPEIRPKHLLHLDSCSMSSSGSAALYEKPNYQNYTGDTDSATFSAPPEEESNFSSFLEDEDDEIHV, from the coding sequence ATGCCGATCTTAAAGCAGCTAGTCGCCACGTCTTCCCAGACAAAGCGTCGCTCACGTATGGACTTGACCAGGGAGATGATAAGTGCTCCCCTTGGTGATTTCCGTCACACTATGCATGTAGGTCGCAGTGGTGATGCCTTTGGAGACACGTCCTTCCTAAGCTCACACTCCGGGGAACCCTCCCCAGAGACGGCATCCTTTCCCCGCTCTCCTAGACCCGGCCTTTTGGCACGCACCTTTAGGAGCAGCAAGCGCTCGCAGTCAGTGACGCGAGTGGACCAGAGGAACGATCACACCCTGATGGTTCCTGGAGGCTCACCAACCTTTGTTAAAAACGCTATGTCACTGCCTTTTCTCAACGATGAAAACAGAGGGGACAACCTTGTATCTAAGAGCTTGTCTTCGAGTCCATTTAAGCAGCATGGGGAGCCTGACGGTGGAATTGCAGCTGCAGCGGCGAACTTGCTCGAGCTGCAAGAAAGAAGCTTTGGTGAACTGACGGAGCTGCCAGAGAGTATCGTTCATTACGGCGGAGGTGGAATGAAGCACGCAGAGTCGGTCATGTCCTTCCATGTCGACTTGGGACCCTCCATGCTGAACGACATCTTGGATGTGATGCAAAAGGAGGAAGATGATCTTGGCTACGAGGAAGGCAAAAGCAGCGAGGGCCGTGCCTCGCCGGCACTGAGCAACCActgtgaggaagaggatgatgagAAGAAGGATGTGGAGGATCAAGGCAGAGTCCAGCAGGTGGAGACAGAAAGAGATGCAGCAGAGCATCCAGCCCACTCTAATGATCTGAGGCAGGAAGACGAAGGTCCCTACACTCCGGAGTACACTCCTGAGATACGTCCCAAACACCTGCTGCACCTGGACAGCTGCTCCATGTCGAGCTCTGGCTCCGCTGCCTTGTATGAAAAGCCAAACTACCAGAATTACACAGGAGACACAGACAGCGCCACATTCAGTGCACCACCTGAGGAGGAGAGTAACTTCTCCTCTTTCTtggaggatgaagatgatgagaTCCACGTATAA